The DNA segment ATCCGGCTCGGTCGGTTCGGCTTCGGTCGCTTCGTTCACGGACTCGGTGTCGACATGCGACTCGGTGAAGGATTCCGTCTCCATCTCGTCCAGGTCAGGCATCGGGATTTCGACGGTCTCCGGGTCGGCTTCGGATTCAGCCTCGACAGGCTGCTCCTGTTCGGAAGCAGACGATGCCGGCGTTTCGTCTGTCTCGAACGGGTCCCCCGTCGTGGTCTCTGCGAGCACAGCGGACGGGGCCGGCGGAACCGCATCGGCGTCTGTTTCGGAAGCGGTGGTGTCGGAGGGTTCCGGCCCGGGCGGTGTATCCGCCGCTTGCGGGGAAGTCCCGGCGGGGGCGGTTTCATCGCTGGTTGACCCGGGGGGGTGCGCTTCGCTCTGCGGGGCCCGGAGCAGATCAATATGATCCGTTTGATCGTCAGCGGGGGCCGTTGGGGCAGGTTGCGGTGCGCTGGACGATGCCGCTGGGCTCTGGCCGGGAACGAGCTGCAAATGCTGCCTGGCATTGAACACGGTCTTGCACTTGCCGCAACGCACCTTGCCCTGGGCCACCGCCAGCTGGGCTTCGGTGATCCGAAAACAGGTCCGACAGGCAGGACAACAGGTTAGCATCGTGGTTCGGAGTATCTTGTTAAGTCGGAATGAGACATGGGTTTGATCATACCATGCTAGATCAGTTTCCAGGTTCTGGCCCCTGGAACCTGGCCCCTGTTAGACAAACCCACTCCTCAATCTGGCGATAGAGCTGCATGTCGAAAAACGGCTGGTAGGCGGCGATGACGTCGTCCATCTGGGTGTCGAGGATCCCGGCCAGGACGATGTTGCCGCCGGGCTGGACGTGGGCGGCCAGTTGCGGCGCCAGGCTGGTCAGGGGGCCGGCCAGGATATTGGCGAGCAGCAGGGGGACGATGATGTTCTGCGGCATGGCGTCAGGCAGGTGCAGGCTGACGCCGTCCTCGATGCCGTTCTTGCGCAGGTTCTCGGCGGTGGCCAGCAGCGCCTGGGGATCGTTGTCCACGCCCCACAGGTGTCGGGCACCGAGCTTGCGGGCGGCGATGGCGAGGATGCCCGAGCCGCAGCCGTAGTCGATGACGTCCTGCTCCGCAGGAGGATGTTCGTCGAGCCACTCCAGACAGAGCCGGGTGGTGGGGTGGGTGCCGGTGCCAAACGCCAGACCGGGATCGAGCAGGATGTTGACCGCCTGCGGATCGGGCGGGGTGTAACCGCCGGGGATGATCCACAGACGCCGGCCGAATTGCATCGGCTGGAAGTGATCCATCCAGCTGCGTACCCAGTTCTGATCTTCCAGGGGCTCGGCCTTCCAGTCATCGACCGGTTCGGCCAGCAGCGGATTGATCCGTTCGATGAGGGCGCCCGGATCATGGTCCGCCGGGAACAGGCCGATGACCCGGGTTTCGGACCAGATCGGCATGGTCCCCGGCGCCGGTTCCAGCAGCGGTTGATCGGCGGCATCCTGCAGCGTCACCGAGGCCGCCCCGACCGCCTCCAGCGCGTCACTGAGGGCCTCGACCTGCGCCGCCCGGGCGGGGATGATGAGTTGTAACCATGACATACGAAAAAAAAGGGCCGAGTTACGAGGGACGAGTTACGAGGACAAGCCGGTTATTTTTCCTCGTCACTCGTAACTCGTCCCTCGGCACTGAAAAACTGTTGAGTGAACTACCGTTCACTCAACAGTTTTTCAAGATAATGGATGTTGGTCCCACCGGCCCGGAAGGCGGCGTCGCGCAGCAGTTCCTGGTGCAATTGGGTGTTGGTCTTGATGCCTTCCACCACGATCTCGTTCAGCGCATTGCGCATCCGGGCCAGGGCGATGTCGCGGGTATTGCCGTGGGCGATCAGCTTGCCGATCATCGAATCGTAATAGGGCGGGACCCGGTATCCGTTGTAGATATGGGTGTCGACCCGGATGCCCGGCCCGCCCGGCGCATGATAGGAGGTAATGGTACCGGCCGAGGGGACGAACTTTTCCGGATCCTCGGCGTTAATGCGGCATTCGATGGCGTGCCCGCGGATTTCGATGTCCTTCTGGTGGTAAGTGAGTTTCTTGCCGGAGGCGATCAACAGTTGTTCGCGGACGATGTCCACGCTAGTGATCATTTCGGTAACCGGATGTTCCACCTGGACCCGGGTGTTCATTTCGATGAAATAGAATTCGCCGTCCTGATACAGAAACTCGAAGGTGCCGGCGCCGCGATAACCGATCTCGCGACAGGCCTCGGCGCAGCGCTCGCCGATCTTCTTGCGCATCTTTTCGGTGATGCCGGGCGCGGGCGCCTCTTCGATCACTTTCTGATGGCGGCGTTGCATGGAGCAGTCACGCTCGCCCAGGTGAATGGCGTGGCCGTGCTCGTCGGCCAGGACCTGGAACTCGATATGCCGCGGGTTATCCAGGAATTTTTCCATATAGACCATGTCGTTGCCGAACCAGGCCCCGGCTTCCGCCTTGGTCATGCCGATGGCGTTGAGCAGTGCGGCTTCCGAATGCACCACGCGCATGCCGCGGCCACCGCCGCCGCCGGCCGCCTTGATGATGATCGGATAGCCGATCTGACGGGCGACGCGAATGTTTTCTTCCTCGTCGCTGCCCAGCGGGCCATCGGAGCCGGGGACGCAGGGAACCCCGGTTTTTTGCATCGCCTTGATGGCCTGCACCTTGTCGCCCATCATGCGGATGGTTTCGGGGCGCGGGCCGATAAAAATGAAACCGCTTTCTATTACCCGTTCGGCGAAGTCGGCGTTTTCCGACAAAAAACCGTAGCCGGGGTGAATGGCCACCGCATCGGTAACCTCGGCGGCACTGATGACAGCGGGAATGTGCAGATAACTCTCGGTGGAGGAGGCCGGGCCGATACAGACCGATTCATCGGCCAGGCGGACATGTTTTAAATCGCGATCCGCTTCGGAGTGGACCGCCACGGTTTTGATATCCAGCTCGCGGCAGGCGCGCAGAATACGCAGCGCAATTTCACCACGGTTGGCAATCAGGACTTTTTCTATCATCGTTTACACAATCTGGTTGGTGCCCAAAAGGCAGGGTTTTGGCGATGCCGCCACAATGCGATGCACGTGGTTAACCGATGACAAACAGCGGTTCGTCGTATTCCACCGGCTGACCGTTTTCCACCAGGATGGCCTTGATGGTGCCGCCCTTGTCAGCCTCGATCTGGTTGAGCAGTTTCATCGCCTCGATAATGCACAGCGTATCGCCGACATTGACCTGCTGGCCCACTTCCACGAACGGGGTGGCCCCCGGTGACGGTGCCCGATAGAGGGTGCCGACCATCGGCGACTTGACCACGTGGCCTTCGGGTAGCGCGGCTTCGCCGCCGCTCTCTTCGGCCGCCGGGGCCGGTGCCGCGGCTGGCGCGGCGGCCGGGGCCGGTTGTGGTGCCGGTGCCATCATCGGGGCGTTGGGGCCGCTGCGGCTGATACGCACCGACTCCTCGCCTTCCTTGATCTCGATCTCCGCGATACCGGATTCCTCGAGCAGTTCGATGAGTTTTTTGACTTTGCGAATATCCATAACAGTAATGCCTTGAAAGTGTTATCAGGTTAGTTGTTTTTCAGGGTTTCGATCGCCGACAGCAGGGCCAGCGTATAACCGTATGCGCCCAGGCCGCTGATGACCCCGGCCGCCAGCTCCGAAAAATAGGAGTGGTGGCGAAAATCCTCGCGGGCATGGATGTTGGACAGATGGACTTCAATAAACGGAATCTTCACCGCCGCCAGCGCATCGCGCAGGGCCACACTGGTGTGGGTAAAGGCGGCCGGATTGATAATGATGTAGGCGACGCCCTCGGCGGCGGCCTGCTGCACCCGGGCGACCAGCTCGTGTTCGGCGTTGCTTTGCAGGCTGCTCAACTGGTGACCAGCATCGGCGGCGAGGCGTTCCAGTTCCCGATCGATTTCGGCCAGGGTGGTCGCACCGTAATGGGCCGGCTCGCGGGTGCCGAGCAGGTTCAGGTTCGGTCCGTGCAGTACCAGTATCTGGGCCATAGGTTGTCTATTATATAGCGTTGTTGCGTCGCAGGCCGTTTGTCTCGATTTATCGTGCTACAAATCTGAGAAGATCGAGACAAGATCGACGCCAGTTTGACGCAGTTTTTTCGGCCGATTTGAGGGAATTCTGCCTCAAGATGAAGGGGTTGTCCAGAACCCCGGTTTTCCCCGCCAGTTCGAAACAAATCCTAGCAAGATTCGCACCAGGGTGGTTTGAACCGCATCACAGCTCCGCCTTCGGCCCCCACCTCGGCCTTGCGGCCTCGGGAGGGACGAGGTACGAGGGGCGAGTGACGAGGAAAAGCATTTACCACGAAGACACGAAGGCACGAAGAAAACACAATAAAAATGGCTATCCGTTAGGGGTGCACCATTCAGTTGAGCGGGGTGGGTGGGAGCGCCTTTCGGGCGCGATTGTCAGCGACAGGGTGCGGTCGCGGTCGTGGCCCGCTCCCACAGCCATTGCCCCGATAATTTTGTTTGATCGGTGAGGTAAGTGCGGTCAGTTTTGCGATGTTCTTCCACTTGTAAATGGGCGGATGCCAAATCAGATGACTTGGTGCCCTGGTGTCTTGGTGGTTTATCAAGGATGGGCCTCGTCACTTGTCCCTCGTAACTCGGCCCTCTTTTTTACAAAAGTGGTTTGATCATCGCTTCGGCGTCTTCGAAGGTCAGCTCGTTGCGGTGGGTTTCGGTGATCCGGCCCTCGCGATCGACGATCACGGTGTAGGGCAGGACGCTGAGGCGGTTGCCGTACTCTTTGGAGAGGGCGATACCCTGCTTGTCGCCAACCAGGATCGGGTAGTTGATGCCCATGGGATCGACGAAGTCGATGGCGTTCTGTTTGGTGTCGATGGCGATGCCGACGATGGTGAAGCCCTGATCCTCGTAGGCGTCCTGCAACTCGATAAAGGCGGGGATCTCGCGGCGGCAGGGCGGACACCAGGTGGCCCAGAAGTTGATCAGCAGCACCTGGCCGTCCCATTCGCTGACATGGCGCAACTCGTCTTCCAGATCCAGCAGGCCGAAATCGGGGCGGATGTCGGGGACACCGGTTGTGTCCGCGCCGGCGGTCCGCGGCGCTTCAGTGGCGTTGTTATCGAACAGGCGATTGGCGTAGAGACCGGCCAGCAGGCTGGCCACTGCCACAACAACAATAATCGAAATAAAGACTGAACGTTTCATACGGCTGTTCCGTTCTTTGCAGGTTAATTATTAAATGAGTGAGTTTGCGCTGAGTGAGTGGCAATGTCCGCCCCGCAAGGGGCGGACTGTCGGTTAAAAGGCCATCATGTTCAGATGGTCGTGAAAGCCGTCGGCGCCCATCGCGCCCACCAGGCGCCGGCCGTGACGCTCCTCGCCGTCGGGGCCGAAGAACAGGATCGCCGGCGGCGCGACGAGATTGAAACTGCGCAGTAACGCCTTGTCCTTGTCGTCGTTATCCGTCACGTCGGCCTTGAGCAGGACGAAGTCATCCAGTCGCTCGATGACCCGGGGATCGGTGAACACGTATTTCTCGTAGTCCTTGCAGTAGATGCACCAGTCGGCGTAGAAGTCGAGCATCACCGGTTTACCGGCCGCCTTGGCGGCGGCCAGCTTGTTCTCGAAATCCTCGACAGTCTTGATCTTCTCGAACTGCAACGACTGCTGCTGGACGGCGCCGCCACCGGCTCCGGCAAACACGCCGTGCAGCGGCCGGAACTTGTCATTGCTCCCGGCGCTGGCACCGATCACCAGCAGGATGCCGTAGACCACCAGGATGATCCCCAGCCCCTTCCAGAGCCGGTGCCAGCCGGCGGTCCCGGCCGGCAAGGGCTCCAGCGCTTTCATGTAGATGCCCGAGATGATCAGCAGCGCGGCCCACAACCACAGGGCGACATAATCGGGAATAATCCGCTCCAGCATCCAGACGGCCACGGCCAGCAGCAGCACGCCGAAGACGGCCTTGACCGCGTCCATCCAGCCGCCGGCGCGGGGCAGCAGTTTGCCCGCCGAGGTGCCGATGGCGATCAGCGGCAGTCCCATGCCCAGGCTGAGGGCGAACAGCGCCATGCCGCCGAGGACCGCGTCACCGGTCTGGCCGATATAGATCAGGGCACCGGCCAGCGGCGCGGCGACACAGGGGCCGACGATCAGCGCCGACAGGAAGCCCATCACGGCCACCCCGCTCAGACTGCCGCCCTTCTGGCGGTTACTGACTTCGGAGAGCTTGCCCTGGATGGAGGCGGGCATCTGCAGTTCGTAAAAGCCGAACATGGACAGGGACAGCAGCACAAACACCGCTGCGAAGCTGCCCAGAATCCAGGGGTTCTGGAAAGTCGCCTGCAGGTTTTCGCCCAGCATGCCGGCGAGAACCCCGGCAACGGTATAGGTCAGCGCCATCGCCAGCACATACACGGTGGACATGGTAAAGGCGCGACCGGTGGTAATTTTGTCCCCCTGGCCAATGATGATGCTCGAGAGGATCGGGATCATCGGGAACACGCAGGGCGTGAAGGCCAGCAGCAGGCCGAAGCCGAAGAAGGTCAGAATGACCAGTACGCCACCCTGCTGCAGGGAGGAGGCGATCGTATCCTGTTCGGACATCGGCGGAACCTGGCCGGCGGTTTCGCTCTGCTGGGAGGTGGTACCGGCATCGCCCGGGGCGGCGCCTTCGGTGATGCTGTCGGTGGCGGGCAGATTAAAGCTTGCGCTCTTGCGAATCGGGGGATAGCAGATGCCGAGTTTCTCTGCGCAGCCCTGATAAACGATGCCGACTACAACCTC comes from the Thiohalophilus sp. genome and includes:
- the prmA gene encoding 50S ribosomal protein L11 methyltransferase — protein: MSWLQLIIPARAAQVEALSDALEAVGAASVTLQDAADQPLLEPAPGTMPIWSETRVIGLFPADHDPGALIERINPLLAEPVDDWKAEPLEDQNWVRSWMDHFQPMQFGRRLWIIPGGYTPPDPQAVNILLDPGLAFGTGTHPTTRLCLEWLDEHPPAEQDVIDYGCGSGILAIAARKLGARHLWGVDNDPQALLATAENLRKNGIEDGVSLHLPDAMPQNIIVPLLLANILAGPLTSLAPQLAAHVQPGGNIVLAGILDTQMDDVIAAYQPFFDMQLYRQIEEWVCLTGARFQGPEPGN
- the accC gene encoding acetyl-CoA carboxylase biotin carboxylase subunit, with the translated sequence MIEKVLIANRGEIALRILRACRELDIKTVAVHSEADRDLKHVRLADESVCIGPASSTESYLHIPAVISAAEVTDAVAIHPGYGFLSENADFAERVIESGFIFIGPRPETIRMMGDKVQAIKAMQKTGVPCVPGSDGPLGSDEEENIRVARQIGYPIIIKAAGGGGGRGMRVVHSEAALLNAIGMTKAEAGAWFGNDMVYMEKFLDNPRHIEFQVLADEHGHAIHLGERDCSMQRRHQKVIEEAPAPGITEKMRKKIGERCAEACREIGYRGAGTFEFLYQDGEFYFIEMNTRVQVEHPVTEMITSVDIVREQLLIASGKKLTYHQKDIEIRGHAIECRINAEDPEKFVPSAGTITSYHAPGGPGIRVDTHIYNGYRVPPYYDSMIGKLIAHGNTRDIALARMRNALNEIVVEGIKTNTQLHQELLRDAAFRAGGTNIHYLEKLLSER
- the accB gene encoding acetyl-CoA carboxylase biotin carboxyl carrier protein codes for the protein MDIRKVKKLIELLEESGIAEIEIKEGEESVRISRSGPNAPMMAPAPQPAPAAAPAAAPAPAAEESGGEAALPEGHVVKSPMVGTLYRAPSPGATPFVEVGQQVNVGDTLCIIEAMKLLNQIEADKGGTIKAILVENGQPVEYDEPLFVIG
- the aroQ gene encoding type II 3-dehydroquinate dehydratase, with the translated sequence MAQILVLHGPNLNLLGTREPAHYGATTLAEIDRELERLAADAGHQLSSLQSNAEHELVARVQQAAAEGVAYIIINPAAFTHTSVALRDALAAVKIPFIEVHLSNIHAREDFRHHSYFSELAAGVISGLGAYGYTLALLSAIETLKNN
- a CDS encoding TlpA disulfide reductase family protein, with the translated sequence MKRSVFISIIVVVAVASLLAGLYANRLFDNNATEAPRTAGADTTGVPDIRPDFGLLDLEDELRHVSEWDGQVLLINFWATWCPPCRREIPAFIELQDAYEDQGFTIVGIAIDTKQNAIDFVDPMGINYPILVGDKQGIALSKEYGNRLSVLPYTVIVDREGRITETHRNELTFEDAEAMIKPLL
- a CDS encoding protein-disulfide reductase DsbD; protein product: MMIKKLFAGLLFLFAFSAVAEEELLEPDKAFAFQAEVKGDAIQARWDVADNYYLYRGKIRFETDNPDIELGEPELPAGKVKDDEFFGKVEIYRGSVPVTIPILSGSGSFELTAHSQGCADLGVCYPPHRQTVSLQASGTAADGDKRTFQSLNEDLGLNQGDDEVLAPDQAFVFSTELVDANTVRANLQIAPDHYVYRDKFEFSVKQGEARIGAVQLPEGKSKEDEFFGRIQVFEGEVSIDIPLQRSSKAAGEVVVGIVYQGCAEKLGICYPPIRKSASFNLPATDSITEGAAPGDAGTTSQQSETAGQVPPMSEQDTIASSLQQGGVLVILTFFGFGLLLAFTPCVFPMIPILSSIIIGQGDKITTGRAFTMSTVYVLAMALTYTVAGVLAGMLGENLQATFQNPWILGSFAAVFVLLSLSMFGFYELQMPASIQGKLSEVSNRQKGGSLSGVAVMGFLSALIVGPCVAAPLAGALIYIGQTGDAVLGGMALFALSLGMGLPLIAIGTSAGKLLPRAGGWMDAVKAVFGVLLLAVAVWMLERIIPDYVALWLWAALLIISGIYMKALEPLPAGTAGWHRLWKGLGIILVVYGILLVIGASAGSNDKFRPLHGVFAGAGGGAVQQQSLQFEKIKTVEDFENKLAAAKAAGKPVMLDFYADWCIYCKDYEKYVFTDPRVIERLDDFVLLKADVTDNDDKDKALLRSFNLVAPPAILFFGPDGEERHGRRLVGAMGADGFHDHLNMMAF